GCTTCCTCCTTGTTCATGTATCGTTTCATGCGAGTTTCGTAGTTGTATATTCCTCTGTTGACGGGATATCTATCAACATATCCATGTTCATACCATAACTTGTCGGCATAGGTCTTCCATTCTTCAGCTAATTTGTCGAGTTCCTCTGCCAGATCTTCTACAACCCTTTCTGAACCTTCGTGTTGTGGTATCGCATTGAAATGTTTAACCATGGCTCTGTAGACTTTTGGATTGTCGATAATAGGACATGGTCTGAACAAGTTATTTGAATACGGTACCATTCGTTTATAGGACTCAAAGAATGGTGATTTGAGTATTTCCAAAACTGATTTTTCTCTGATACTGTCAACTGCAAACTGCTGGAAGACACAGGGTTCAACGTATCCCTTAGCGTTGACGTGGAAGTATTTCGCACCGGCTGCGAGACAACCATGGGTCAAAAAGCCATGATTCCAGAAGTCTGCCACAAATGCAAACTTTCCTCCAAGCCTGACTTCGTCTGTTTTGAAGAATCTCTCGTATCTTTGCTGAGCTGTTGGGACAAGGTCCATCGACGCGTTAATTCCCACAGGCATGTACTGGAAGACCCAGGCATAGACAACCTGTTGTTCTTCGAGAAATTTCCAAAATTCGTCTTTCATCAACGTGTCGTGATTCATTCTGGTTGCAGTTATTGAAGCTCCAAAAGGCACACCATATTTTCTGAGTCTTTCCCAAGTTTCCATAATGCTCTTGAAAACGCCTCTACCACGTCTCCAGTCTGTATCGAGTTCAAAGCCTTCAACGGATATCGCCGGGGTTGCGTTCCCGAGTTTCGAAAGTTTCTCAGCAACTTCATCGGTTATCAACGTACCGTTTGTGTAAATGAGGAAATAATTGTCATCGAATTCTTCAAATATTTCCAATAGATGAGGCCAATAGAATGGTTCTCCACCAGTGATAACCCAGAAGTAGATTCCCAATTCGTTGGCTTCTCTTATAACTTTTTCAACCTCTTCTTTTGTGAGCTCATACTTTCGACCATACATTCCCGCATAACAACCCACGCAGTTCAAATTGCAAGCATAAGTTGGACTTATAACACCGAGTTTTGGCAGAACAACTTTGTGTTCATGCATTTTCTGCTGTCTTAATGGTTCACCAATTGCAAATTCGTTGATGATGAGGTTGTTTATTATTTTCTCCACACACTTTGGACTCGATCTTCTAAAAACATTCACCCAGCTTGTTATCATCGGGTGCTTTTCCTTTGCCATGATCGCCAATTTCTTCAAAGCGCTCTTTGATGGTTCCCTTGTGAACGCGCTGAGTGTCGAAAAAAGTCTGTAAAGACCATCTTCATCGGTGTGATGAAGAACTGCTGAGACAAGCTTTCCCGCTTGCCTGTAAATCGCACCTTTAATTCCTCCCACCACAGGCATAATCATACCTCCTTTACTGACTGGTCGGTCAAATTATGAAGGATGTAAATGACTTTTGAATTAACATAAGGTAACTTAATTGTTGCGCAGCAGATTCAACCTCTCCCACACCACTTTTGCGGCGCGGGTATCGTCTTCATTGTAGTCCAAGACCGTTTTCAAATAGAGTTCATCGTGTGTGTTCAACCAGAGTTGGAAATATCTACTTGCCCTTAAACCATCGAGGTTCGTTCTCCAATGAAAGCCATACAAACGGGCCACACTCTTCAGAGAATAGGTGAAAAGTGGGAGAGCAACGTGTTTAGAGAGAATCTGGTAAATATCAGCGAATCTTTTTTTGATTTTTGAGAATACAGGTTTCAGGTCTGACCATCTTTCTGATAGGCTGGAAAATCTCGATGGTTCATAAGCACAATAATGATAAATCGGACCATCGGTTTGATCAAGAAAATCGATGGTATCTGCAAAAACTCTGTATTCTTGTTCTTCGTTCTCGCACAAGAATGGAATATATTTATCATTCACAAGTACACCAAATAGATAATCAAAATTTCTGCTGGTGTGTGACTCAATGTCAAGAAAAATGCCATCTGGGAGCTCTTGATATTGGGAGAGGACTACTTCCTTTTTTTCGATAAGAGCTAATGCTTTTTTCTTGAGTTTTTCAAGGCTTTCTTTGGAAATATCCTTCAGTTCTTGAATTTGAATGATCGCCGATAAATTATTGACGCCTTCTTCAATCAATTTGATTCTTGTTTTATCACTCAACCCATGAATTGCCAACAAGTCTTGTTTTTCTACTAAAACACCAGTACAGTCTAAAACATGGGGACAAGTTTTACACTGTGAGACAGGTTTAGGTTCTGGTAAATCTTGCATTCTCAACTCTGCGAGATTTTCGATCAAGGCAAACAAGCGTGTCAAACCATCTCTCCAATCGATTCGTTTTGTGAAATATGGTGAAACTATAATCACCTCTGAGACGATGTATCCTACGCTTGAAAAAATATAACCATGGAAAGCGGCTTCTGTTATGTATTTATTCTTAAAAGTTTTGGCGCTTTTGTTGAGTATTATCTTCCATTTATCGCCATCTGGAACAACTGCTTGTGGATCAGATACAAGATTCAATCCAAACAATTCTGTACTCAAAATAGGTTTTTCAACTGAAAAACCGAGTTTCATCATTTCTCTGGTTTCCTGTTCAGAAATAATACCCCGCTTGTTTTTATACTCTTTTTCTAAACAATATCTTCTTGGACATATCAAAAATTGTTCTACATCCTCGAACCAGATTTCTTCATCCATACTCATTCCACCAATCATGTGCGACCAGTTTGACTTTTTCCTTAACGAAGGAATGAACTCTGAGAAATTGATCATTGAGAAAGGTATCATCAAGATTGTTTTCTAAAAGTGGTCTGACTTGGTCAGCCAATGACTCGTTTTGAATCGAAGATTTCATTGGACGGCGAAATTCAAGGGCTTTCACAGCACACATTAATTCGATGGAAGCTAACGCAACGATGTTTTCTAAAATCTTTAAAACTTTGAGACATGCATTCATTCCCATACTCACATGATCTTCTTGATAGGCACTTGTTGGAATCGAATCGACTGATGCCGGATGTGACAAAATCTTGTTCTCATTGCACAGAGCAGCGGCTGTGTACTGCCAGATCATATAACCGGAGTTGAGACCGCCTCTTTGTGCTAAGAAAGGCGGTAGACCCTCATTCACCTTTGGATTTAAAAGTCTATCGATTCTTCTTTCAATCATATTTCCAAGATCTGCAAGTGCTATTGAAAGAAAGTCCGCGGCAAATGCCAGAGGTTCTCCATGGAAATTACCCTGGGATATAACTTGGTCATCAAAGACTAAGGGGTTATCTGTTGCGGAATTGATCTCTGTTTGCACGATATTTTTGACATAATTTATCGTATCTAAAACTGCTCCATAGACCTGTGGCACACATCTCAATGAATAGGCATCTTGTACTCGAGAACAATTTCTATGGGATTCTCTTATCTGACTATTCTCAAGGAGTTTTTTCATCAACTTTGCAATTATTTTCTGACCTTCATGCGGCCTTGCAAGCCAAACAACATCTTCATAAGCATCAGGAGAGGCAAAAAGAACATCAGCCGACAAGGAAGCAATTTGAGTTGCAAGATGTATTAAATTTAAAGCATCATTAATTGCTATGCATAAATTTGCCGACATCGCTTGTGTGCCGTTCACAAGACTCAGTCCTTCTTTTTCGGCTAAACGTATAGGCTCTACATGTTTTTCTTTTAAAACTTTATCTGATGGCACCTTTTTGCCATTCTCCAACACATAGCCTTCACCAATGATCACCAAAGCCATGTGCGCAAGTGGAGATAGATCGCCGCTGGCACCCACAGATCCCTTTGCCGGGACAAAGGGAGTGATTCCTTTGTTGAGGAGTTCACAAATCTTTTCAACCACAATGGGTCTAACCCCAGAAAAACCAAGAGCCAAAGAGTTTGCCCTTATTAGCATCATTGCTCGAACGACTTCTTCGTTGAATGGTTCACCAATCCCACAAGCATGTGAAAGTAGAATATTGTGCTGAATCTTGATTAAATCATCATTTGAGATCTTTGTTGTTGCAAGAGCACCAAAACCTGTGTTAACACCATAAACGGTTTTTTCGCTTTGGAGGATCTGTTCTACAACTTGCCTACTTTTTTGCATTTTTTCGATCGATTTTGGTGAAAGCGAGACCTGCTCAAAATACCTGGCAACCTTGACAACATCTTGTATCGTCATAAACTCACCAATTACAACCACTCGATCGCCCCCAAACTATGTTTACCATTCATAGTATAGCGAAAAAACATGATTTAATTGTGATATACTTTATTTCCAAGGGGTGAAAACGTTGGACAAACTCAACGAACTTGAGGTTCTCGTTGATAGAGTTTTACAAGATTACAAAAGATTAAAAGAGGAGAATGAACAACTTTGGAATCAGATGAACGAAGCATTGAGTAGAATTGAAAGACTGGATAAGGAAAAAAGAGAACTCGAGACACTTGTAGAAAATTATCGCAATTCTTTGACGTCACTGGTCGAAAGATTGCAGAAAATAATAGGAGTTACGGAGAATGCATATGAGGAAAAGTATCACAATTAGACTCGGTGAGAGAACGTATGATCTCATGACTGATGCAAATGAGGAAGAACTTATAAATATTCTGAATCGTCTTCAGACTCAGTATTCTCAACTCAAAAATAGTGTACAAGACGCCGAAATAGATGAAATTCTACTCGTAATGCTTGCGAATGCTTTATTGGATCAAGTGAGATATGAAAAGACTATCTCACAATTGGTTACAAAACTCAGTCAGTTTGTTGATAGGAAAGAGGGGAAGACAAGTTGAGAATAGGACTTTTCGACTCAGGTATCGGAGGCTTGACTGTTTTAGCTCAACTTGGAAGATATATTCCGGATGCCGAGTATTTTTACGTTGCAGATACCTTGAATGCCCCTTTTGGAACCAAGACACAGGATCAAATACTGAAAATATCGGTTAGAATTATCAATTTTCTCCAAAAAAATGGCGTTGATTGTGTGGTAACGGCGTGTAATACAGCTGACGCATCGATTAGATTTTCAAAAATAGAGTTTCAGATACCGTATTTTGGAATACTCGATTTCGAGATTCCTGAAAATCTTGAAAAGGTGGCTGTGATTGCTACGAAGTTCACCGCTGAAAGTAAGATTTACTCAAAGATCTTGAAATCTAAAGG
The DNA window shown above is from Thermotoga profunda AZM34c06 and carries:
- a CDS encoding radical SAM protein, coding for MPVVGGIKGAIYRQAGKLVSAVLHHTDEDGLYRLFSTLSAFTREPSKSALKKLAIMAKEKHPMITSWVNVFRRSSPKCVEKIINNLIINEFAIGEPLRQQKMHEHKVVLPKLGVISPTYACNLNCVGCYAGMYGRKYELTKEEVEKVIREANELGIYFWVITGGEPFYWPHLLEIFEEFDDNYFLIYTNGTLITDEVAEKLSKLGNATPAISVEGFELDTDWRRGRGVFKSIMETWERLRKYGVPFGASITATRMNHDTLMKDEFWKFLEEQQVVYAWVFQYMPVGINASMDLVPTAQQRYERFFKTDEVRLGGKFAFVADFWNHGFLTHGCLAAGAKYFHVNAKGYVEPCVFQQFAVDSIREKSVLEILKSPFFESYKRMVPYSNNLFRPCPIIDNPKVYRAMVKHFNAIPQHEGSERVVEDLAEELDKLAEEWKTYADKLWYEHGYVDRYPVNRGIYNYETRMKRYMNKEEALAVDKKLK
- a CDS encoding TM0106 family RecB-like putative nuclease, with the protein product MDEEIWFEDVEQFLICPRRYCLEKEYKNKRGIISEQETREMMKLGFSVEKPILSTELFGLNLVSDPQAVVPDGDKWKIILNKSAKTFKNKYITEAAFHGYIFSSVGYIVSEVIIVSPYFTKRIDWRDGLTRLFALIENLAELRMQDLPEPKPVSQCKTCPHVLDCTGVLVEKQDLLAIHGLSDKTRIKLIEEGVNNLSAIIQIQELKDISKESLEKLKKKALALIEKKEVVLSQYQELPDGIFLDIESHTSRNFDYLFGVLVNDKYIPFLCENEEQEYRVFADTIDFLDQTDGPIYHYCAYEPSRFSSLSERWSDLKPVFSKIKKRFADIYQILSKHVALPLFTYSLKSVARLYGFHWRTNLDGLRASRYFQLWLNTHDELYLKTVLDYNEDDTRAAKVVWERLNLLRNN
- the hutH gene encoding histidine ammonia-lyase → MVVIGEFMTIQDVVKVARYFEQVSLSPKSIEKMQKSRQVVEQILQSEKTVYGVNTGFGALATTKISNDDLIKIQHNILLSHACGIGEPFNEEVVRAMMLIRANSLALGFSGVRPIVVEKICELLNKGITPFVPAKGSVGASGDLSPLAHMALVIIGEGYVLENGKKVPSDKVLKEKHVEPIRLAEKEGLSLVNGTQAMSANLCIAINDALNLIHLATQIASLSADVLFASPDAYEDVVWLARPHEGQKIIAKLMKKLLENSQIRESHRNCSRVQDAYSLRCVPQVYGAVLDTINYVKNIVQTEINSATDNPLVFDDQVISQGNFHGEPLAFAADFLSIALADLGNMIERRIDRLLNPKVNEGLPPFLAQRGGLNSGYMIWQYTAAALCNENKILSHPASVDSIPTSAYQEDHVSMGMNACLKVLKILENIVALASIELMCAVKALEFRRPMKSSIQNESLADQVRPLLENNLDDTFLNDQFLRVHSFVKEKVKLVAHDWWNEYG